One region of Catenuloplanes indicus genomic DNA includes:
- a CDS encoding RNA polymerase sigma factor, with amino-acid sequence MRCATPPAARPPRTGAREAAASRVDAARDVARLSGVLARLPRRQRDVRMLFAVAELEYGEIAAALGIPLGSVRSSLHRARTKVRAGGGPAQRQSHAGTGTALRPLDGLAGGQPGVPVRPGPPDGATRPGGGRLSAGTWIAERTLDTYGLVEEPGQVP; translated from the coding sequence GTGCGCTGCGCGACGCCGCCCGCGGCGAGGCCGCCCCGCACCGGAGCACGCGAGGCCGCCGCCTCCCGGGTCGACGCGGCCCGCGACGTCGCCCGCCTCTCCGGCGTCCTGGCCCGCCTGCCCCGCCGGCAGCGCGACGTGCGGATGCTGTTCGCGGTCGCCGAACTGGAGTACGGCGAGATCGCCGCCGCGCTCGGCATCCCGCTCGGCTCCGTCCGGTCCTCGCTGCACCGGGCGCGCACCAAGGTCCGCGCCGGTGGCGGTCCGGCTCAACGACAATCCCATGCGGGAACCGGAACTGCTCTTCGACCGCTCGACGGGCTGGCGGGTGGGCAGCCAGGTGTCCCGGTTCGGCCCGGCCCGCCGGACGGTGCCACTCGACCCGGCGGTGGCCGGCTGTCCGCTGGAACCTGGATCGCGGAACGGACGCTGGACACCTACGGCCTGGTCGAGGAGCCGGGACAGGTGCCGTAG
- a CDS encoding GNAT family N-acetyltransferase, giving the protein MKDFEVRSVGYDEPAAQIVMRAALAELAGRYGGTGDDTPMDPAEFVPPQGDFVVAFLDGEPVGGAGWRAHGDEDAELKRMFTAATVRGRGIGRRVLAAVEDSARARGRRRLILEVGDLQPEAIAMYNACGYDRIENFGFYRDAPGCLSFARVL; this is encoded by the coding sequence GTGAAGGATTTTGAGGTGCGGTCGGTGGGCTATGACGAGCCGGCGGCGCAGATCGTCATGCGGGCCGCGCTCGCCGAGCTGGCCGGCCGCTACGGCGGCACCGGCGACGACACCCCGATGGACCCGGCCGAGTTCGTCCCGCCGCAGGGCGACTTCGTGGTGGCGTTCCTCGACGGCGAGCCGGTCGGCGGTGCGGGCTGGCGTGCGCACGGCGACGAGGACGCGGAGCTGAAGCGGATGTTCACCGCCGCCACCGTGCGCGGCCGCGGCATCGGCCGTCGCGTGCTGGCCGCGGTCGAGGACTCGGCGCGGGCGCGGGGCCGCCGCCGGTTGATCCTCGAAGTCGGCGATCTTCAGCCGGAGGCCATCGCGATGTACAACGCTTGTGGGTATGACCGGATCGAGAACTTCGGCTTCTACCGCGACGCGCCGGGCTGCCTCTCGTTCGCACGCGTCCTCTAG
- a CDS encoding chitosanase → MAAAAVLLAATAFVLVETVHPGPPGLPAAPQRKVGRLDLTAPAKKEIAMKLVSSAENSSLNWRAQYGYIEDIRDGRGYTGGIVGFTSGTGDMLPVVRRYVAARPKNNRLARYLPALGRVNGTASHAGLDPGFPAAWRAAATDPAFRAAQDAERDRVYFNPAVGQAKRDGLRALGQFAYYDAMVMHGPGADPASFGGIRAAAMRRARTPAQGGGEVAYLTAFLNARAAAMRREEAHRDTSRVDTAQRVFLTAGNLDLNPPLRWSVYGDRYAVTR, encoded by the coding sequence TTGGCGGCGGCCGCGGTGCTGCTGGCCGCCACCGCGTTCGTGCTGGTGGAGACCGTGCACCCGGGCCCGCCGGGGCTCCCGGCCGCGCCGCAGCGGAAGGTCGGCCGGCTGGACCTGACCGCGCCCGCGAAGAAGGAGATCGCGATGAAGCTGGTCTCCAGCGCGGAGAACTCGTCGCTGAACTGGCGGGCGCAGTACGGCTACATCGAGGACATCCGGGACGGCCGGGGCTATACCGGCGGCATCGTCGGTTTCACCTCCGGCACCGGCGACATGCTTCCGGTCGTGCGCCGGTACGTAGCGGCCCGGCCGAAGAACAACCGGCTGGCCCGCTACCTGCCCGCGCTGGGCCGGGTGAACGGCACGGCCTCGCACGCCGGCCTGGACCCGGGTTTCCCGGCCGCATGGCGGGCCGCCGCGACCGACCCGGCGTTCCGGGCCGCGCAGGACGCGGAGCGGGACCGTGTCTACTTCAACCCGGCGGTCGGCCAGGCGAAGAGGGACGGGCTGCGCGCGCTGGGCCAGTTCGCCTACTACGACGCGATGGTGATGCACGGCCCGGGCGCGGACCCGGCGAGTTTCGGGGGCATCCGGGCGGCCGCGATGCGCCGGGCCCGGACGCCGGCCCAGGGCGGTGGCGAGGTCGCCTACCTGACCGCGTTCCTGAACGCGCGCGCGGCCGCGATGCGCCGCGAGGAGGCGCACCGGGACACCAGCCGGGTGGACACCGCCCAGCGCGTCTTCCTGACGGCCGGCAACCTGGACCTGAACCCGCCGCTGCGCTGGTCGGTCTACGGCGACCGGTACGCCGTCACACGCTGA
- a CDS encoding PAS domain S-box protein, with protein MGRTTEPGSDEAVLSLSLDGRITDAGAGTRTLLGYRPEELFGRPVEDVIPEPGGLLGGPRHDLGATMHNGSARFELSCRCADGTVFPAAVTVWHSMEEHGLTITAAIRRLSTEDKLAGAINLVGALVRSSHDAIIAADQDGMITIWNPAAERLYGYTAAEMLGRPRSTLFPPDGLELEEERFRRTLTGSHVEMFSAVRRCKDGRLITVAATISPIADAQGHIIGVAGFSRDIGETNRAQSMFRGLLNALPIGIIGIGEDGLIRFVNPETERLFGYDAEEVLGLPVEHLLPRSESTDQDLQGVRKDGSCFPAEVSLSPIDVGSETLISATVVDTTARIAADAEHARLQQELNAAQRLESVGQLAGGVAHHFNNLLAIIDSHAGFVAEELGGPVTGASVREALTDIAQIRKTVDRASEYARQLLAFGRREVARPVRHDISRTVADVYALLSHSLGDDITLTTHTHQDLPPVVVDPGQLEQTLVNLALNARDAMPHGGRLSITAEPCTKSAPGARPSRHVKIRVTDTGSGMPPEVLERAFEPFFTTKDPVSFAGMGLAVAHGMVNAAGGEINISSDPGRGTTVVIMLPADDLLEPRRSPDEAVPGNGAETNGRRTILVVDDEPDLREVVRRMLGKSGYDVITAADGHEAMKKAGAHTGRIDLLITDIMMPEMSGTELAEQLRELREGLPVLFMSGYAAPVLAEKGTLDPGMVLLQKPFRKQELISAVENVLSVSV; from the coding sequence ATGGGCAGGACCACCGAGCCTGGCAGCGACGAGGCCGTGCTCTCACTCTCGCTCGACGGCCGGATCACCGACGCGGGTGCCGGCACACGCACGTTGCTCGGTTACCGCCCGGAGGAGCTGTTCGGCCGCCCGGTCGAGGACGTCATCCCGGAGCCCGGCGGACTGCTCGGCGGCCCCCGGCACGATCTCGGCGCCACGATGCACAACGGGTCGGCCCGCTTCGAGCTGAGCTGCCGCTGCGCGGACGGCACGGTGTTCCCGGCCGCGGTCACGGTGTGGCACAGCATGGAGGAGCACGGGCTCACCATCACGGCCGCGATCCGCCGGCTGAGCACGGAGGACAAGCTCGCCGGCGCGATAAACCTGGTCGGTGCGCTGGTCCGGTCCTCGCACGACGCGATCATCGCGGCCGACCAGGACGGCATGATCACGATCTGGAATCCGGCTGCCGAACGCCTCTACGGCTACACCGCGGCGGAGATGCTGGGCCGCCCGCGCAGCACGCTGTTCCCGCCGGACGGCCTGGAGCTGGAGGAGGAACGGTTCCGCCGGACGCTCACCGGCAGTCACGTCGAGATGTTCTCCGCGGTCCGCCGGTGCAAGGACGGCCGGCTGATCACCGTCGCGGCCACCATCTCGCCGATCGCGGACGCGCAGGGCCACATCATCGGCGTGGCCGGCTTCTCCCGGGACATCGGCGAGACGAACCGGGCGCAGAGCATGTTCCGCGGCCTGCTGAACGCGCTGCCGATCGGGATCATCGGGATCGGCGAGGACGGCTTGATCCGCTTCGTGAACCCGGAGACCGAACGGCTCTTCGGCTACGACGCGGAGGAGGTGCTGGGCCTGCCGGTCGAGCACCTGCTCCCCCGGTCCGAATCGACAGATCAAGACCTTCAGGGGGTACGGAAGGACGGCAGCTGCTTCCCGGCCGAGGTCTCGCTCTCCCCGATCGACGTGGGCTCCGAGACACTGATCTCCGCCACCGTGGTGGACACCACCGCGCGGATCGCGGCCGACGCCGAGCACGCCCGCCTGCAGCAGGAGCTGAACGCGGCGCAGCGGCTGGAAAGCGTGGGCCAGCTGGCCGGTGGTGTCGCGCACCACTTCAACAACCTGCTGGCGATCATCGACTCGCACGCCGGGTTCGTGGCCGAGGAGCTGGGCGGGCCGGTCACCGGCGCCAGCGTGCGCGAGGCGCTCACCGACATCGCGCAGATCCGCAAGACCGTGGACCGGGCCAGCGAGTACGCCCGGCAGTTGCTGGCGTTCGGGCGGCGCGAGGTGGCCCGGCCGGTGCGGCACGACATCTCGCGGACCGTCGCGGACGTCTACGCGCTGCTCAGCCACTCACTCGGCGACGACATCACGCTCACCACGCACACGCACCAGGACCTGCCGCCGGTGGTGGTGGACCCGGGCCAGCTGGAGCAGACGCTGGTCAACCTGGCGCTGAACGCGCGCGACGCGATGCCGCACGGCGGCCGGCTCAGCATCACGGCCGAGCCGTGCACGAAGAGCGCGCCGGGCGCGCGGCCCAGCCGGCACGTCAAGATCAGGGTCACCGACACCGGTTCCGGCATGCCGCCGGAGGTGCTGGAGCGCGCGTTCGAGCCGTTCTTCACCACCAAGGACCCGGTCTCGTTCGCCGGCATGGGGCTGGCCGTGGCGCACGGCATGGTGAACGCGGCCGGCGGCGAGATCAACATCTCGTCCGACCCGGGCCGGGGCACCACCGTGGTGATCATGCTGCCCGCGGACGACCTGCTGGAGCCGCGCCGGAGCCCGGACGAGGCCGTGCCCGGCAACGGCGCGGAGACGAATGGCCGGCGCACCATCCTGGTCGTCGACGACGAGCCGGACCTGCGCGAGGTGGTCCGCCGGATGCTCGGCAAGTCCGGCTACGACGTGATCACCGCGGCGGACGGGCACGAGGCGATGAAGAAGGCGGGCGCGCACACCGGGCGCATCGACCTGCTGATCACCGACATCATGATGCCCGAGATGTCCGGCACGGAGCTGGCCGAGCAGCTGCGCGAACTCCGCGAGGGCCTGCCGGTGCTGTTCATGTCCGGGTACGCCGCGCCGGTGCTGGCCGAGAAGGGCACGCTCGACCCGGGCATGGTGCTGCTGCAGAAGCCGTTCCGCAAGCAGGAGCTGATCTCCGCGGTCGAGAACGTGCTCTCGGTCAGCGTGTGA
- the rpmB gene encoding 50S ribosomal protein L28, with amino-acid sequence MASVCDVCGKGPGFGHNVSHSHRRTNRRWNPNIQTVRTPAGGGNTRKVQACTSCIKAGKVTRA; translated from the coding sequence GTGGCTAGCGTCTGCGACGTCTGTGGCAAGGGGCCGGGCTTCGGCCACAACGTGTCCCACTCGCACCGGCGGACCAACCGCCGCTGGAACCCGAACATCCAGACGGTGCGCACCCCCGCCGGTGGCGGCAACACCCGCAAGGTTCAGGCCTGCACCTCGTGCATCAAGGCCGGCAAGGTCACCCGGGCGTAA
- a CDS encoding DAK2 domain-containing protein, giving the protein MLDTLDATVVRRWSGAGLTALRAHQREIDELNVYPVPDGDTGTNLVLTLTSAQRALALDLDNSAEAGRTAHGHALHLLARGALLGARGNSGVIISQVLRGLADSLADEPEVRGRQLATALRAATAAAYSAVAEPVEGTVLSVLSAAADGAARADTDDVAAVARAASEAAGVALARTPEQLPVLARAGVVDAGGRGLCLLLDALAESLRGDPAPVEEPPVPPSPHPRPPATPRETGSPDFAYEVQYLLDAEHDAIDLLRRTLRGLGDSLVVVGSGGRPPVWHVHVHVNDVGAAIEAGVVAGRPHQITVTRFADHVAALPAPPARARAAVVMADGPGLAALYTGEGAIVVGGNPSPRELLAAIDGSDAEEIVLLPNDGDTRAVAVAAAREVSGPRVTVVPTRSPVQTLAALAVRDDARRFEDDVIAMAEAAGACRWAEVTRASREALTMAGRCRAGDALGLIEGEVALIGADLTAVGTELLDRLLGGGGELITLLFGADAPPGLEPALRAHLASRWPYVEARGYDGGQPVYPLLIGVE; this is encoded by the coding sequence GTGCTCGACACCCTGGACGCGACGGTCGTGCGCCGCTGGAGCGGCGCCGGGCTGACCGCGCTCCGGGCACACCAGCGCGAGATCGACGAGCTGAACGTCTATCCGGTGCCCGACGGTGACACCGGCACCAACCTGGTCCTCACGCTCACCTCCGCGCAGCGCGCGCTCGCGCTCGATCTGGACAACTCGGCCGAGGCCGGCCGCACCGCGCACGGTCACGCGCTGCACCTGTTGGCCCGCGGCGCGCTGCTCGGCGCGCGCGGCAACTCCGGTGTGATCATCTCCCAGGTGCTGCGCGGCCTGGCCGACTCGCTGGCCGACGAGCCCGAGGTGCGCGGCCGGCAGCTCGCCACGGCGCTGCGCGCGGCCACCGCGGCGGCCTACTCCGCCGTCGCCGAGCCGGTCGAGGGCACCGTGCTGTCCGTGCTGTCCGCGGCCGCGGACGGCGCCGCCCGCGCCGATACCGACGACGTGGCCGCGGTGGCCCGCGCCGCGTCCGAGGCCGCCGGCGTCGCGCTGGCCCGCACGCCGGAGCAGTTGCCGGTGCTGGCCCGGGCCGGTGTGGTCGACGCCGGCGGCCGCGGCCTGTGCCTGCTGCTGGACGCGCTGGCCGAGTCGTTGCGCGGCGACCCGGCCCCGGTCGAGGAGCCGCCGGTCCCGCCGTCGCCGCACCCGCGCCCGCCGGCCACCCCGCGGGAGACCGGCTCCCCCGACTTCGCCTACGAGGTGCAATACCTGCTGGACGCGGAGCACGACGCGATCGACCTGCTCCGGCGCACGCTCCGCGGGCTGGGCGACTCGCTGGTCGTGGTCGGCTCCGGCGGCCGTCCGCCGGTCTGGCACGTGCACGTGCACGTCAACGACGTGGGCGCCGCCATCGAGGCCGGTGTGGTCGCCGGCCGCCCGCACCAGATCACGGTCACCCGCTTCGCCGATCACGTCGCCGCGCTGCCCGCGCCACCGGCCCGCGCCCGCGCGGCCGTGGTGATGGCCGACGGGCCCGGCCTCGCCGCGCTCTACACCGGCGAGGGCGCGATCGTGGTCGGCGGCAACCCGTCGCCGCGCGAGCTGCTGGCCGCGATCGACGGCAGCGACGCCGAGGAGATCGTGCTGCTGCCGAACGACGGCGACACCCGCGCGGTCGCGGTCGCGGCGGCGCGCGAGGTGTCCGGCCCGCGGGTGACCGTGGTGCCGACCCGTTCGCCGGTGCAGACGCTGGCCGCGCTCGCGGTGCGCGACGACGCCCGTCGCTTCGAGGACGACGTGATCGCGATGGCCGAGGCCGCCGGTGCCTGCCGCTGGGCCGAGGTGACCAGGGCCAGCCGGGAGGCGCTGACCATGGCCGGGCGATGCCGGGCCGGTGACGCGCTCGGCCTGATCGAGGGCGAGGTCGCGCTGATCGGGGCGGATCTCACCGCGGTCGGCACCGAGCTGCTCGACCGGCTGCTCGGCGGCGGCGGTGAGTTGATCACGCTGCTCTTCGGCGCGGACGCGCCACCCGGGCTGGAGCCGGCGCTGCGCGCACACCTGGCTTCCCGCTGGCCGTACGTGGAGGCGCGCGGCTACGACGGCGGCCAGCCCGTCTACCCCCTGCTGATCGGCGTGGAGTGA
- the recG gene encoding ATP-dependent DNA helicase RecG, with protein MTETAVTVDTPLEKVLGAKSAKPLAEKLNLHTAGDLLYHFPRRHDQRGEHTDIRGLEVGEDVTIMAQVKRVESRQMRQRRGSLLEVLVGDDTGNTISLTFFSQPWRQRELKPGVWGMFAGKVTDFRGKRQLNSPEYLLLDGDGETGDVEDFAGAFISVYPAAAAVPTWTVAKAVQTVLDVITMPEDPLPARVRGEHGLMGLDRALREIHKPTDESDLYRAKHRLKWDEAFAVQLTLVQRKVRAASWPARPRPRRAGGLLERFDAAMPFELTEGQSKVGEEIASDLGTPHPMHRLLQGEVGSGKTLVAVRAMLQVVDAGGQAVLLAPTEVLAAQHYRGIAELLGPLGRAGELDSDPDATRLTLVTGSLGAKARRAALAEVSSGQAGIVVGTHALLYEGVDFKDLGLVVVDEQHRFGVEQRDALRAKAAQPPHVLVMTATPIPRTVAMTVFGDLEVSVLAQLPRGRSPIASHVVPTAEKPAFFERAWRRMREEVQKGHQGYVVCPRIGSEDGDDDVEPPADGSDAKRPPIAVLEVAPILAEDFLKGVRIGILHGKLPADEKDAVMRAYAAGDLDVLIATTVIEVGVNVPNATVMIVLDADRFGVSQLHQLRGRVGRGSAAGLCLLVTDALEGTPARQRLDAVASTTDGFRLAELDLEQRREGDVLGAAQSGRRSHLRLLSLLRDQKLIAEARAEALSLVRDDPELDRHPALAASVAALVDDERAEYLEKG; from the coding sequence ATGACGGAGACGGCCGTCACGGTCGACACCCCCTTGGAGAAGGTCCTCGGCGCGAAGTCGGCGAAGCCGCTGGCCGAGAAGCTCAATCTGCATACCGCGGGTGACCTGCTCTATCATTTCCCCCGCCGGCACGACCAGCGCGGCGAGCACACCGACATCCGCGGGCTGGAGGTCGGCGAGGACGTCACGATCATGGCGCAGGTCAAGCGGGTCGAGTCGCGCCAGATGCGCCAGCGCCGCGGCTCGCTGCTGGAGGTGCTGGTCGGCGACGACACCGGCAACACGATCTCGCTGACGTTCTTCAGCCAGCCGTGGCGGCAGCGCGAGCTGAAACCGGGCGTGTGGGGCATGTTCGCCGGCAAGGTCACCGACTTCCGCGGCAAGCGCCAGCTCAACAGCCCGGAATACCTGCTGCTCGACGGCGACGGCGAGACCGGCGACGTGGAGGACTTCGCGGGCGCGTTCATCTCGGTCTACCCGGCAGCGGCCGCGGTGCCGACCTGGACCGTCGCGAAGGCCGTGCAGACCGTGCTCGACGTGATCACCATGCCGGAGGACCCGCTGCCCGCCCGGGTGCGCGGCGAGCACGGCCTGATGGGCCTGGATCGCGCGCTCCGCGAGATCCACAAGCCGACCGACGAGTCCGACCTATACCGCGCCAAGCACCGCCTGAAGTGGGACGAGGCGTTCGCGGTGCAGCTCACGCTGGTCCAGCGGAAGGTGCGGGCCGCGTCCTGGCCGGCCCGCCCGCGCCCGCGCCGCGCGGGTGGCCTGCTGGAGCGGTTCGACGCCGCGATGCCGTTCGAGCTGACCGAGGGCCAGTCCAAGGTCGGCGAGGAGATCGCGTCCGACCTGGGCACGCCGCACCCGATGCACCGGCTGCTGCAGGGCGAGGTCGGCTCCGGCAAGACGTTGGTCGCGGTGCGCGCGATGCTCCAGGTGGTGGACGCGGGCGGCCAGGCCGTGCTGCTCGCGCCGACCGAGGTCCTGGCCGCGCAGCACTACCGCGGCATCGCGGAGCTGCTCGGCCCGCTCGGTCGCGCCGGCGAGCTCGACTCCGACCCGGACGCGACCCGGCTCACGCTGGTCACCGGCTCGCTCGGCGCGAAGGCGAGACGCGCCGCGCTGGCCGAGGTCTCCTCCGGCCAGGCCGGCATCGTGGTCGGCACGCACGCGCTGCTCTACGAGGGCGTCGACTTCAAGGACCTGGGCCTGGTCGTGGTGGACGAGCAGCACCGCTTCGGCGTCGAGCAGCGGGACGCGCTGCGCGCCAAGGCCGCGCAGCCGCCACACGTGCTGGTGATGACCGCCACGCCGATCCCGCGCACGGTCGCGATGACGGTCTTCGGCGACCTGGAGGTGTCCGTCCTGGCCCAGCTGCCGCGCGGCCGCTCCCCGATCGCGTCGCACGTGGTGCCGACCGCGGAGAAGCCCGCGTTCTTCGAGCGCGCCTGGCGGCGCATGCGCGAGGAGGTGCAGAAGGGCCACCAGGGGTACGTGGTGTGTCCGCGCATCGGCTCGGAGGACGGCGACGACGACGTCGAGCCGCCCGCCGACGGCTCGGACGCGAAGCGCCCGCCGATCGCAGTGCTGGAGGTGGCGCCGATTCTGGCGGAGGACTTCCTGAAGGGCGTGCGGATCGGCATCCTGCACGGCAAGCTGCCGGCCGACGAGAAGGACGCGGTGATGCGCGCCTACGCGGCCGGTGACCTCGACGTGCTGATCGCCACCACGGTGATCGAGGTCGGCGTGAACGTGCCGAACGCGACCGTCATGATCGTGCTGGACGCGGACCGGTTCGGCGTCTCCCAGCTGCACCAGCTGCGCGGCCGGGTCGGCCGGGGCAGCGCGGCCGGCCTCTGCCTGCTGGTCACGGACGCGCTGGAGGGTACGCCCGCCCGGCAGCGGCTGGACGCGGTCGCCTCCACCACGGACGGTTTCCGGCTGGCCGAGCTCGACCTGGAGCAGCGCCGCGAGGGCGACGTGCTGGGCGCCGCACAGTCCGGCCGCCGCTCCCACCTGCGGCTGCTGTCGCTGCTGCGGGACCAGAAACTGATCGCGGAGGCCCGGGCGGAGGCGCTGTCGCTGGTCCGGGACGATCCGGAGCTGGACCGGCATCCCGCGCTGGCCGCGTCCGTGGCCGCGCTGGTCGACGACGAGCGCGCCGAATACCTGGAGAAGGGCTGA
- a CDS encoding DUF952 domain-containing protein: MILHFCTATAWAAAQRTGDYTADSLATEGFIHCSTAAQVHVPATMLARGRTDLVLLEIDESRLPEPPRWEPGEGTDMEFPHVYGPIPVHAVIAVHPYPPEPDGSFAPPKGLV, encoded by the coding sequence ATGATCCTGCACTTCTGCACCGCCACCGCCTGGGCGGCCGCGCAGCGCACGGGGGATTACACGGCGGACTCGCTGGCCACCGAGGGCTTCATCCACTGCTCGACGGCCGCGCAGGTGCACGTGCCCGCGACCATGCTGGCCCGCGGCCGTACCGACCTGGTGCTGCTGGAGATCGACGAGTCCCGGCTGCCGGAGCCGCCGCGCTGGGAGCCCGGCGAGGGTACGGACATGGAGTTCCCGCACGTCTACGGCCCGATCCCGGTGCATGCGGTGATCGCGGTGCATCCGTACCCGCCGGAGCCGGACGGCTCCTTCGCACCCCCGAAGGGACTCGTGTGA
- the rsmD gene encoding 16S rRNA (guanine(966)-N(2))-methyltransferase RsmD, with translation MTRIVAGALGGRRLTVPTGSHTRPTSDRVREALFNTLETLIDLDGARVADLYAGSGAVGLEALSRGAAHALLIEHDAKAGRIIRSNIAALDARDRAVLQSAKVGTALAAGPAGEPYDLVFADPPYPMTDLEVLEMLAALLEHGWLAEDALVVVERSSRGAGLAWVEGITAVRSRKYGETTLWYGRRS, from the coding sequence GTGACCAGGATCGTCGCCGGTGCGCTCGGCGGGCGGCGGCTCACCGTGCCCACCGGCTCGCACACCCGCCCCACCTCCGACCGGGTACGCGAGGCGCTGTTCAACACGCTGGAGACGCTGATCGACCTGGACGGCGCGCGGGTCGCGGACCTGTACGCCGGCTCCGGCGCGGTCGGCCTGGAGGCGCTGTCCCGGGGCGCCGCGCACGCGCTGCTGATCGAGCACGACGCGAAGGCCGGGCGGATCATCCGGAGCAACATCGCGGCGCTCGACGCGCGGGACCGGGCCGTCCTCCAGTCCGCGAAGGTCGGCACCGCGCTGGCCGCCGGGCCGGCCGGTGAACCCTACGACCTGGTGTTCGCGGACCCGCCGTACCCGATGACCGATCTTGAGGTGCTGGAGATGCTGGCCGCGCTGCTGGAGCACGGCTGGCTCGCGGAGGACGCGCTGGTGGTCGTCGAGCGGTCCAGCCGGGGTGCCGGCCTGGCCTGGGTGGAGGGCATCACTGCGGTCCGCAGCCGGAAGTACGGCGAGACTACTCTTTGGTACGGTCGCCGATCATGA
- the coaD gene encoding pantetheine-phosphate adenylyltransferase: MTSAVCPGSFDPVTNGHLDIIGRASRLFDEVIVGVLINQSKLGLFTIEERIELLTEVTSSYGNVRVASFQGLLVDFCRAQQAGVVVKGLRAVSDFDYELQMAQMNIGLAGVETLFMPTNPLYSFLSSSLVKEVAKWGGDVSAHVPDLVDRRLRARLRQV; this comes from the coding sequence ATGACGAGCGCTGTGTGCCCCGGATCCTTCGATCCCGTGACCAACGGCCATCTGGACATCATCGGCCGCGCCAGCCGGCTCTTCGACGAGGTGATCGTCGGAGTGCTGATCAACCAGTCCAAGCTCGGCCTCTTCACCATCGAGGAGCGCATCGAGCTGCTCACCGAGGTGACCTCCTCGTACGGCAACGTGCGGGTGGCGTCGTTCCAGGGTCTGCTGGTCGACTTCTGCCGGGCGCAGCAGGCGGGCGTGGTGGTGAAGGGCCTGCGCGCGGTCAGCGACTTCGACTACGAGCTGCAGATGGCTCAGATGAACATCGGGCTGGCCGGCGTGGAGACGCTGTTCATGCCGACGAACCCGCTGTATTCGTTCCTCTCGTCCAGCCTGGTCAAGGAGGTGGCGAAGTGGGGCGGCGACGTCTCCGCGCACGTACCCGACCTGGTGGACCGTCGGCTGCGGGCACGTTTGCGCCAGGTGTGA
- a CDS encoding YceD family protein, whose protein sequence is MPKNPENHLDPRSPLVLDTVELPRRPGAMREISRVVEAPADLGVEMIGVPKGAEISLDLRLESVSEGVLVSGSVSGPITGECGRCLRTIDDSLTVTIQELYAYENSVTDETTDEDEVGRMQGDLIDLEPAVRDAVVLALPTNPLCRDDCPGLCSECGVHWDDLPDDHNHDQVDPRWAALHNLTNTEE, encoded by the coding sequence ATGCCTAAGAACCCTGAGAATCACCTCGACCCCCGGTCGCCGCTCGTGCTCGACACCGTCGAGCTGCCGCGCCGTCCTGGTGCCATGCGTGAGATCAGCCGGGTGGTCGAGGCGCCGGCGGATCTCGGCGTGGAGATGATCGGTGTGCCGAAGGGCGCCGAGATCAGCCTGGACCTGCGGCTGGAGTCGGTGTCCGAGGGCGTGCTCGTGTCCGGGTCCGTGTCCGGGCCGATCACCGGCGAGTGCGGCCGATGCCTCCGCACGATCGACGACTCGCTGACCGTCACGATCCAGGAGCTGTACGCGTACGAGAACAGCGTCACGGACGAGACGACCGACGAGGATGAAGTTGGCCGGATGCAGGGCGATCTGATCGACCTGGAGCCGGCCGTGCGGGACGCGGTGGTGCTGGCCCTGCCGACCAACCCGCTGTGCCGCGACGACTGCCCAGGGTTGTGCTCCGAGTGCGGGGTGCACTGGGACGACCTGCCCGACGATCACAATCACGATCAGGTCGACCCACGCTGGGCCGCCTTGCACAACCTGACCAACACCGAGGAGTAA
- the rpmF gene encoding 50S ribosomal protein L32, producing MAVPKRKMSRSNTRSRRAQWKTSAVATVACPQCRSPKLPHTACNTCGTYNGRQVLEV from the coding sequence GTGGCCGTCCCGAAGCGCAAGATGTCGCGCAGCAACACCCGGTCGCGCCGGGCGCAGTGGAAGACCTCGGCGGTCGCGACCGTTGCCTGCCCGCAGTGCCGCTCGCCGAAGCTGCCCCACACGGCGTGCAACACCTGCGGCACGTACAACGGTCGTCAGGTCCTCGAGGTCTGA